A single genomic interval of Panulirus ornatus isolate Po-2019 chromosome 37, ASM3632096v1, whole genome shotgun sequence harbors:
- the LOC139760694 gene encoding probable methyltransferase-like protein 24 — translation MTVNGVLSTALLGVILLIICTVLYFGGWSAPAHVGELRYSLQRRLPGEECHTTCPVVGLESISQYRAYISTIETNCTSLRQFGGHPPAPSHGRKYVCLDERFNIKPDDCHVISFGVNHEWSFEDDVAKFGCKVYAFDPTMGVKDHKRSANIQFYATGIGNYKGLMKIGSGLRKVDRYENLVNQLGLAGRVIDCVKIDVELSEVYFLQDVVFNSPHLLRKIKQIAMEVHHGGGVDLNPKSLFLVYWPYFMILRCHGFRIIASRSGNNERTQEIVWAREEQW, via the exons GCGTGTTGAGTACGGCGCTACTTGGGGTCATCTTGCTCATTATATGTACCGTCTTGTACTTTGG AGGATGGTCAGCTCCGGCTCACGTGGGTGAACTCCGTTACAGCC TCCAGAGGAGGCTGCCCGGGGAAGAGTGTCATACGACGTGTCCTGTGGTGGGACTGGAGAGCATCAGCCAGTACAGAGCCTACATCAGTACCATCGAGACTAACTGTACCTCCCTG CGGCAATTCGGTGGTCATCCACCCGCACCTTCTCACGGCCGGAAGTACGTGTGCTTGGACGAAAGGTTCAACATCAAGCCTGACGACTGTCACGTCATCTCCTTCGGCGTCAACCACGAGTGGTCCTTCGAGGACGATGTTGCCAAGTTCGGCTGTAAG GTGTACGCTTTCGACCCTACCATGGGAGTGAAAGATCATAAGCGATCTGCCAATATCCAGTTTTACGCCACCGGCATCGGGAACTACAAGGGACTGATGAAGATTGGCTCGGGACTGCGGAAG GTGGATCGCTACGAGAACTTGGTTAACCAGCTTGGTCTGGCTGGTCGGGTGATCGACTGCGTGAAGATTGACGTGGAACTGTCGGAAGTGTACTTTCTGCAAGACGTGGTGTTCAACTCGCCACACCTCCTCAGAAAGATCAAACAGATCGCGATGGAGGTCCACCATGGCGGCGGCG TAGACCTCAACCCCAAGAGCCTTTTCCTGGTGTACTGGCCGTACTTCATGATCCTCAGATGTCATGGCTTCAGGATCATCGCCAGCCGCAGTGGCAACAACGAGCGTACACAGGAAATAGTGTGGGCCAGAGAAGAACAATGGTAG
- the LOC139760584 gene encoding uncharacterized protein isoform X4: MAPLFRRPWWLLLLLIVAATVLIYRSEVSYNYIKELRHSLNSFPPLRSTLAQQQPAESNKSTTISEGCESSCQVVGLESIEQYRAYLHHTETACKNMRQFGGKKPAPGDGRKFVCMDKRFNIKKGDCVIFSFGVNNEWSFEDDFDKFGCKVYAFDPTMGVEDHQRSPNIHFSAVGIANYQGVKNIGMGKNWAMRKVDRFENLVNQAGLAGKEIDVVKLDVELSEVDFLQDMLLNSPHVLKKIKQIAMEVHDDHFKGDLSQTSRQQVFWPYFMLLKCQGFKLIQSRDAGRWREVVWAREVAW; encoded by the exons AAGTGAGGTTTCATACAACTATATCAAGGAACTCCGCCACTCGCTGAACTCATTCCCGCCGCTCCGCTCGACATTGGCCCAACAGCAACCTGCTGAATCCAACAAAAGCACCACCATCA GTGAAGGTTGTGAGTCCTCTTGTCAAGTAGTAGGCTTGGAGAGTATTGAGCAGTACAGAGCATACCTTCACCACACCGAGACTGCCTGCAAGAATATG CGGCAGTTTGGGGGTAAGAAGCCAGCCCCAGGTGATGGGCGCAAGTTCGTGTGCATGGACAAGAGGTTCAACATTAAAAAAGGCGACTGTGTCATCTTCTCCTTCGGCGTCAACAACGAGTGGTCTTTTGAAGATGACTTTGATAAATTTGGTTGTAAG GTGTACGCTTTTGACCCCACCATGGGCGTGGAAGACCACCAACGCTCTCCCAATATTCATTTTTCCGCTGTGGGCATAGCCAACTACCAAGGCGTGAAGAACATTGGTATGGGCAAAAACTGGGCCATGCGCAAG gtgGATCGTTTTGAGAATCTGGTGAACCAGGCGGGTCTGGCTGGGAAAGAGATCGATGTTGTGAAGTTGGACGTGGAGCTGTCGGAGGTGGACTTCCTGCAAGATATGTTGCTCAACTCTCCACACGTCCTCAAGAAAATTAAACAGATCGCCATGGAAGTACATGATGACCATTTCAAAG gtgatcTCAGCCAGACTAGTAGACAGCAGGTCTTCTGGCCCTACTTCATGCTGCTCAAATGTCAAGGGTTCAAGCTGATCCAGTCCCGAGACGCTGGACGTTGGCGGGAAGTGGTATGGGCTAGGGAGGTGGCATGGTAA
- the LOC139760584 gene encoding uncharacterized protein isoform X3 — protein sequence MCRPEIGMAPLFRRPWWLLLLLIVAATVLIYRSEVSYNYIKELRHSLNSFPPLRSTLAQQQPAESNKSTTISEGCESSCQVVGLESIEQYRAYLHHTETACKNMRQFGGKKPAPGDGRKFVCMDKRFNIKKGDCVIFSFGVNNEWSFEDDFDKFGCKVYAFDPTMGVEDHQRSPNIHFSAVGIANYQGVKNIGMGKNWAMRKVDRFENLVNQAGLAGKEIDVVKLDVELSEVDFLQDMLLNSPHVLKKIKQIAMEVHDDHFKGDLSQTSRQQVFWPYFMLLKCQGFKLIQSRDAGRWREVVWAREVAW from the exons AAGTGAGGTTTCATACAACTATATCAAGGAACTCCGCCACTCGCTGAACTCATTCCCGCCGCTCCGCTCGACATTGGCCCAACAGCAACCTGCTGAATCCAACAAAAGCACCACCATCA GTGAAGGTTGTGAGTCCTCTTGTCAAGTAGTAGGCTTGGAGAGTATTGAGCAGTACAGAGCATACCTTCACCACACCGAGACTGCCTGCAAGAATATG CGGCAGTTTGGGGGTAAGAAGCCAGCCCCAGGTGATGGGCGCAAGTTCGTGTGCATGGACAAGAGGTTCAACATTAAAAAAGGCGACTGTGTCATCTTCTCCTTCGGCGTCAACAACGAGTGGTCTTTTGAAGATGACTTTGATAAATTTGGTTGTAAG GTGTACGCTTTTGACCCCACCATGGGCGTGGAAGACCACCAACGCTCTCCCAATATTCATTTTTCCGCTGTGGGCATAGCCAACTACCAAGGCGTGAAGAACATTGGTATGGGCAAAAACTGGGCCATGCGCAAG gtgGATCGTTTTGAGAATCTGGTGAACCAGGCGGGTCTGGCTGGGAAAGAGATCGATGTTGTGAAGTTGGACGTGGAGCTGTCGGAGGTGGACTTCCTGCAAGATATGTTGCTCAACTCTCCACACGTCCTCAAGAAAATTAAACAGATCGCCATGGAAGTACATGATGACCATTTCAAAG gtgatcTCAGCCAGACTAGTAGACAGCAGGTCTTCTGGCCCTACTTCATGCTGCTCAAATGTCAAGGGTTCAAGCTGATCCAGTCCCGAGACGCTGGACGTTGGCGGGAAGTGGTATGGGCTAGGGAGGTGGCATGGTAA